One Bacteroidota bacterium genomic window carries:
- the folP gene encoding dihydropteroate synthase, which translates to MGILNVTPDSFSDGGAYTGTDAALVRAEQMISEGAAIIDIGGESTRPRGATYGAGAAIVDATEEQQRVLPVIEAIRRRFPETLLSIDTYKPEVAQAALDAGAHIINDVTGLRIHPEMANVAKTYNAPLILMHALGAPGEMPHNHTYTDVVSEVKDSLSHALDIGRAAGVTQMVTDPGFGFGKNPEENLHLLNHVDDFLMLGYPVLVGVSRKSTIGVVLGSKETPAPVAGRLFGTLGATAIAVLRGATLVRTHDVQPTVEFLKTLAETANA; encoded by the coding sequence ATGGGGATATTGAACGTGACCCCCGACTCATTTTCAGATGGTGGGGCTTACACCGGCACAGATGCAGCCCTCGTCCGTGCAGAACAGATGATCAGTGAGGGTGCCGCGATCATTGATATCGGTGGGGAGTCTACCCGGCCCCGCGGTGCTACGTATGGTGCCGGCGCAGCCATCGTGGATGCCACGGAGGAGCAGCAACGGGTACTTCCCGTCATTGAGGCCATCCGCCGTCGTTTCCCGGAAACCCTGTTATCTATCGACACCTATAAACCGGAAGTCGCCCAGGCGGCACTGGACGCTGGCGCCCACATCATCAACGATGTAACCGGCCTCCGCATTCACCCCGAAATGGCCAATGTCGCAAAAACCTACAACGCACCACTCATCCTCATGCATGCCCTCGGCGCCCCCGGAGAAATGCCCCACAACCATACCTACACAGATGTGGTAAGCGAGGTAAAAGATTCCCTGAGCCATGCGCTTGACATCGGAAGAGCCGCCGGCGTCACACAAATGGTTACCGATCCCGGCTTTGGGTTTGGAAAAAACCCGGAAGAAAACCTGCACCTGCTCAACCACGTTGACGACTTCCTCATGCTGGGCTACCCGGTGCTGGTTGGCGTTTCTCGCAAAAGTACCATTGGTGTTGTGCTAGGCAGCAAAGAAACGCCGGCCCCTGTAGCTGGCAGGCTCTTCGGCACCCTGGGTGCCACCGCCATCGCCGTACTGCGTGGCGCCACCCTTGTGCGTACCCACGACGTGCAACCAACAGTAGAATTCCTTAAAACACTCGCAGAAACCGCTAATGCATGA
- a CDS encoding mechanosensitive ion channel family protein, with protein MRLTHRFLLAIRGALFVFVLLVAIGCEFIQNQSTSGADSLAVADSSLGVVIDSLEKMVPAPLDSLVAENAQAQNNAQETPPTPAALPDTQTVAVSATLLDSLLHEVSALRSAVQPDTAGIAVDPDLQDQLTNAVGGIQNLGRNILLSILTILLFFYVIRSISWTLERFSEQSATRRLFFKRLVPIVRILMWTLAIYIILIHVFALKESQLISAWTAIGLAVGFASQDILKNIFGGIIIIIDQPFQVGDKINIGGTYGEVTSIGLRSTRIVTPDDNLVSVPNAQVVESQVANANAGALDCQVVIDLYLPGWVDVIKAKNIAYNAAANSNYVYLEKPIVVNVKDVFKETFLTHLAVKAYVIDTRYEFAFASDVTETAKAEFQRNNMLIPLTNMLAVGQKESENGSVDSEVEPQ; from the coding sequence ATGCGTTTGACTCATCGCTTTTTGCTAGCGATCCGGGGGGCACTTTTTGTTTTTGTGCTACTTGTAGCCATTGGCTGCGAGTTTATCCAAAACCAATCTACCAGTGGTGCAGATTCCCTCGCCGTAGCTGACTCCAGTCTGGGGGTTGTTATTGACTCCCTTGAAAAGATGGTGCCGGCTCCGCTAGACTCCCTTGTCGCCGAGAACGCACAGGCACAAAACAATGCTCAGGAGACGCCGCCAACACCTGCAGCACTTCCCGATACGCAAACAGTTGCTGTTTCAGCCACACTCCTCGACAGCCTCCTCCACGAAGTATCTGCCCTCAGGTCTGCCGTACAACCAGATACAGCGGGCATAGCCGTCGACCCTGACCTGCAAGACCAACTCACCAATGCTGTAGGCGGCATCCAGAATCTCGGGCGCAACATCTTGCTCTCTATTCTAACGATTCTGCTGTTCTTCTATGTGATCCGCAGCATCTCCTGGACACTGGAACGCTTCTCAGAGCAAAGTGCCACGCGCCGGCTCTTCTTCAAACGACTAGTCCCGATTGTCCGCATATTGATGTGGACCCTCGCAATCTACATTATTCTGATTCACGTTTTCGCACTGAAAGAGAGCCAGCTTATTTCAGCATGGACCGCCATTGGCCTCGCTGTTGGATTTGCCTCACAGGATATCCTGAAAAATATATTTGGTGGCATCATTATCATCATCGACCAACCTTTTCAGGTTGGAGATAAAATAAATATCGGAGGCACGTACGGAGAAGTGACCTCCATTGGCCTCCGCTCGACACGTATTGTTACGCCCGATGACAACCTGGTATCTGTACCAAACGCACAGGTGGTTGAAAGCCAGGTTGCCAATGCCAATGCCGGCGCACTCGATTGTCAGGTTGTAATAGATCTCTATCTGCCCGGCTGGGTTGATGTGATCAAAGCAAAAAACATTGCTTACAATGCTGCGGCAAACTCAAACTACGTGTACCTCGAAAAGCCTATTGTGGTGAACGTGAAAGATGTCTTTAAAGAGACCTTCCTGACCCACCTTGCCGTGAAGGCATATGTTATCGACACACGCTATGAATTTGCATTCGCCAGTGATGTAACGGAGACAGCCAAAGCAGAATTCCAGCGCAACAACATGTTGATTCCGCTAACGAATATGCTGGCTGTAGGGCAGAAAGAATCTGAGAATGGTTCAGTGGACAGCGAGGTTGAGCCCCAATGA
- a CDS encoding RNA polymerase sigma factor RpoD/SigA yields the protein MYVPRQQRMLDQYLQEIGQIPLLVPEEEVKLARLIKQGDQEALHKLTRANLRFVVSVAKKYQGQGLTLADLINEGNYGLIKAAQRFDETRGFKFISYAVWWIRQAILQALAEQSRVVRLPLNRIGTISKIRKTSARLAQTHERQPNIEELAKELEVDVEKVREAMQHTGRHLSMDAPFNEDDDNSLLDVLPDDEDTAPDDTLMDESLKIDIERALSLLHPREAEITRLYFGIGREHPLTLEEIGQRFGLTRERVRQIKEKALRKLRQKHRREELQMHIG from the coding sequence ATGTACGTTCCTCGCCAGCAACGCATGCTGGACCAGTATCTTCAGGAAATCGGGCAAATCCCGCTGCTAGTTCCTGAGGAGGAAGTGAAGCTTGCGCGTCTCATCAAACAGGGTGACCAGGAGGCGCTTCACAAGTTAACGCGTGCGAATCTCCGCTTTGTCGTATCAGTTGCGAAAAAGTATCAAGGCCAAGGCCTGACACTCGCAGACCTGATCAATGAAGGGAATTATGGATTGATCAAGGCTGCACAACGCTTTGATGAAACCCGTGGATTCAAATTCATCTCTTACGCTGTATGGTGGATTCGCCAGGCTATTCTTCAGGCCCTCGCTGAGCAGAGTCGTGTGGTACGCCTTCCGTTGAACCGGATCGGCACCATCTCCAAAATTCGCAAAACCAGCGCACGCCTTGCCCAAACCCATGAACGTCAGCCCAATATCGAAGAGCTTGCAAAAGAACTCGAAGTTGACGTAGAAAAGGTTCGCGAGGCCATGCAGCACACAGGCCGGCATCTTTCCATGGATGCGCCATTTAATGAGGATGATGACAACAGCCTCCTCGATGTGCTGCCTGATGACGAAGACACAGCGCCAGACGATACGCTGATGGATGAGTCACTCAAAATCGACATTGAGCGCGCCCTGAGCCTGCTGCACCCGAGAGAAGCTGAAATTACACGCCTCTACTTCGGAATTGGCCGCGAGCATCCCCTCACACTCGAAGAAATCGGCCAGCGTTTTGGTCTTACACGTGAGCGTGTTCGTCAGATTAAAGAAAAAGCATTGCGCAAACTGCGCCAGAAACACCGTCGGGAAGAACTCCAGATGCATATTGGGTAA